Part of the Candidatus Hydrogenedentota bacterium genome, TCATGTAGGAAGACCTCATCATGCAAGCATAATTCGATGCAATGTCCACCCTGCGCAGCAAATTCCTCAGCAATCCGCTCAAGTGTTTTCCAGGGTGTCTCATTAACAACACCTCGTGCACCTTGTCGCCTTACCTCCCTTAGGGGGTGAGCCAAAACAATCTCGCCCTTGTTTCTACGTGCCAGTTCAAAGGCCCAACTCGGTTCCTCGCTTTCGATCAAGCATACAAATGAGCCCTGCCTAGAGGGCTTCTCGTCGCCCGTAAGGGAATCAATCCGTCGCCCCTTAGCAATACGTATGGACTTAATTAGGTCGGCAGGGCTTTCAGTCGAATTGCGATCGTGGGAAACCATCTCCGCCAATAGGCGAGAGTCACAAAATGTACAGAAGGATCCTAGACGTTCTTTAACGCCAGAAAACGTAGCGTCAAAAGTTGTGCCGGCGAAGTCTTCCTCATAGCATACCCGTGACAGTTCATGGTCCGACCTCCTTAGAGAGTCAAGTGCTGTTTCCATCTCAGCCACTTCACAACCGTCTGGGAAATACAGCAAATAGTCTGGACGGCCCCTAAGCCTCAGTTCGACTCCACGTATGTTAACAAAGCCTCTGTCTATTGCAAGTGTACCTATGGAGTCCCATCCTTCGACGCAATTGTGGTCTGTGATGGCAATTACGTCACCTTCTGAAATTATCTCGCCCACATCGTCCAACGTGACGCGACCGTCGGATAAGCACGTATGCAGATGTAAGTCAACTAGCATGACAGCATTCCCTTTCTAGTCGACTTGGATGTGTGATTTCTTCCCAGGAGAACTCAATCCTTGACATTGGTTGACAATGGCTCTTGCGGTGTTAATTGGACTAAGTGTGGCGGTGTCGATGATAGTCTCTCCCACAAGGCAAGACTTTGTCTTATCACATGCCTTGTGGAGTTTCTTCAGGAGGCCTTCATTCATGACAAGCGCGCGCTCCGTGTTCCGGCGCCGAACTGTTTCGTAGGGCGCATCGAGATAGAACACTTGGACAAAAGTCGGTGCTACCGGCCCCGAATGACTTCGAAAGACATTTTCTACAAAGAACTCAAGGTCACTAGGGATATCAAACACATAGTCCACAATGACATCAAATCCTTCACGAACAAAACTTCGAACCATCAAGGCGGCATGGTAAATCCCAAGCTTCATCTTGTCCTTGCTGGGGCCGCGCAAATCACACTCTTGAAGTTGATCAATGCTGATATGTGCCTTTTTACGCGTCTTCAACATGGCCCGTATTTTCTTTGCAACAGTCGTCTTTCCGACTCCTGGTGCCCCGCGAACCACAATCACGCGTGCCGTCTTTCTTGTACTTACTTTGTCTAAGTTAACTTCTGGCATATGGCTATGCTCCTCTCTATTGCTTTCGCATCAAATTCGCCAATCCATACATGATGAATGTATAGCATATTCATCCCGCAGCTGTCAAGCCCCCCGTTTTTGGTCCAGGTCTTATGAGCGCTGCGGGGGCCGGCACCGCCTCCACGGCGGGGGCGGCCTCCGGCGCGGGGGCCGGCACGGCGTCCGCTGGCTGTGTCAGTGCCATCTGCCCCTGGCGCAGGTGGTCCATGGCGGTGAAGAGCACGCGGGCGGCCTCCTGCGGGGCGTGGAAGCCCGTTGAGTTTTCCGCCTCCACAAAGTCAATGAGGAAGGTGGCGCGGCGCTGGGCCAGGCGGGCCGCCTCCAGCGCGCCCTCGGCCACGCCCCGCTCCTTGGCGGCGGACAGGGCGTCAATCAGCTCCATGAGGGCGCCGAGCGCCTTGTCCTTCATCTCCGCCGTCTTGTCCTGAATGCGCTCCGCCCGCGCGAGCAGCTCGGCCTCCGGGGCCTTGTGGCAGGTCTGGCAGGAGTTGTTGATGTTGAGCAGGGGGCTGCGCACATGGTGGTCGCTGATCTTGAGGCCGCCGACGCGCATGTAGGGCATGTGGCAGTCGGCGCAGGCGACGCCCGCGCGGGCGTGGGTGCCCTCGCTCCACATCTCAAACTCCGGGTGCTGCGTCTTGAGCATGGGCGCGCCGGTCACCTCGTGCGTCCAGTCCTTGAACCCGGTCTCGTCGTAGTAGGCGAGCTCCTGGTCGGCCTTGAGCCCGTTGAACCACGGGTAGACCAGCCGCTTGTCCTCCGTGCGGAAATGGTACTCCACATGGCACTGGCCGCAGACGAAGGAGCGCATTTCCTGGCGCGTGGCCATGGTGTTCGGGTCGTAGTCGTCAATGCCGCGCTCGGCCTTCATCTTGGCCTTGATCCCCTCGAGGAACCCGGGCCGCGTCACGCGCAGCTGCATGGTGTCCGGGTCGTGGCAGTCAATGCAGGCCACGGGGTGCTCGACCAGCGTGCGCGCCTCGGCGTAGGGCATGGCGCACATCTTGGCGAAGCCCTCCATGAGGTCGCCGTTCCCCAGCTTCTTGTAGGGCACATAGACCGATCCGTGGCAGTGGATGCAGTTGCCGAACTGCGGTTTCTTGTGCCGCTCGGTGTACGTCTGGTCGTCGAGCATGTAGGCGTGGCCGCGCTCCTCGCGGAAGTCTATGGCGAAGGCGTAGCCCGCCCACATCCGCTTGAGCCGCGGGTCCAGCTCGATCTTCGACTGCGTCACCACCGTGCGCGGGTCGGCCGCCGTCGGGTTGTGCGGCAGCGCCTCGCTGCCCCCGTGGCGCGTGCGCTCCATGTCCGCCGTCTTCCGGTACTGGTCGTACTGCATGGGGAAGTTCTTTCCCCACTCCGCCGGGTCCACGGTCTCGTCCGTCACCTGCACGACCCGCATGAAGGGGTTGCGCGCCTCCTCCTGCCGGTGGAAGATGTTCACCAGCAGCGCCGTCACCGCGAACGCGGCCAGCGCCGCCGCCAGTGCCGCCGCCGTCATCAGCACGCCGATCTTCTTGAGATTCATGATTCCGTCTCCGCGGCCCCGGGCCGCTATTCCATGTGGCCGACCTCGCTGTGGCACCGGATGCAGTCCAGCGCCTGGGGGCCGTGTCCGAACGCGTCAATCTCCCGCACCATCGGGGCATGGCAGTCCCGGCAGGCCTGCTCCGTCACGGCGCGGTTTCTCTTTTTGATCAGGATGTTGTCGGGGAAGTTGCCCGTGGTGAACGCCAGGCTGTGGTTGAAGCCGTTCAGCCCCTTCGTCAGGTACTTTCCGAAGAAGTTGTGGGGCGTGTGGCAGTCGTTGCACACCGCCACCGCGTGGTGGCTTCCCTTCTGCCAGGCGTCCAGGTGCGCCCGCATCACATGGCAGTTGGCGCAGACCGCGGGATCATTGGACACATAGGAGAATCCCTTCGCATACACGAAGGTGAACCCGCCCACGCCCAGCCCCAGCCCCCCAAACAGGGCCACGAGACAGGCCGGTACAATAACCCACTTTCCCATGTATCACTCCGATGTAGTCTGCCTTGACGCGCGCATGTTAGCACAAACTGCCAATAGTGTCAAGGGCTGGATTCGGGGCGGATCGTCGGATGTGTCAACGAACTGGAGCGGGCGCCGCGGAAAGTCAGGATCAGGTCGGGCGAATGCTCTGAATCGAAGGGGGCCTCGTCGAAGCCGCCCTGGCGCGCCTCCACCGCCAGCCCGGCGGCGCGGGCGGCCTCCTCCAGAAAGGCGCGGGACCAGTGCCGGAGCAGGGCCTCCTCGCGGAGGGTCTCCGTTCCCCACGCGTGTTGGGCGGTGTAGGTGATCTCCAGGCGGGTGCGGCCGTTCTCCGGGGCGAACCGCTTGTCGGCGCGCACGGGCACGCCGTCCACCACGGCCTCCGCCGTGCGCGCGCGGGGTTTTGCGGCGGCGGGCAGGGCGTAGTTGAGCACCTGCACGACGAGCCGCCCCTCCGGCGCAAGGACGGCGGCGGTGTTCTGGAAGAACAGGCGCGCGTCCCCCCCGGCGGGCAGCAGCGACAGGGAGTTGCCCAGGCAGAGGATCAGGTCCCACGGCCCCGGCGGGGGCAGGCGCATGTCGCCGACCCCGTAGACGACCTCCGGGTGGGCGCGCCGCGCGCGGGCCACGGCGACCATTCCGGGGCTGAGGTCCGCGGCCCGGACGGACGCGCCGCGCTCCGCGAGCCACAGGGCGTGGAGGCCCGTGCCGC contains:
- a CDS encoding AAA family ATPase — encoded protein: MPEVNLDKVSTRKTARVIVVRGAPGVGKTTVAKKIRAMLKTRKKAHISIDQLQECDLRGPSKDKMKLGIYHAALMVRSFVREGFDVIVDYVFDIPSDLEFFVENVFRSHSGPVAPTFVQVFYLDAPYETVRRRNTERALVMNEGLLKKLHKACDKTKSCLVGETIIDTATLSPINTARAIVNQCQGLSSPGKKSHIQVD
- a CDS encoding ammonia-forming cytochrome c nitrite reductase subunit c552, which gives rise to MNLKKIGVLMTAAALAAALAAFAVTALLVNIFHRQEEARNPFMRVVQVTDETVDPAEWGKNFPMQYDQYRKTADMERTRHGGSEALPHNPTAADPRTVVTQSKIELDPRLKRMWAGYAFAIDFREERGHAYMLDDQTYTERHKKPQFGNCIHCHGSVYVPYKKLGNGDLMEGFAKMCAMPYAEARTLVEHPVACIDCHDPDTMQLRVTRPGFLEGIKAKMKAERGIDDYDPNTMATRQEMRSFVCGQCHVEYHFRTEDKRLVYPWFNGLKADQELAYYDETGFKDWTHEVTGAPMLKTQHPEFEMWSEGTHARAGVACADCHMPYMRVGGLKISDHHVRSPLLNINNSCQTCHKAPEAELLARAERIQDKTAEMKDKALGALMELIDALSAAKERGVAEGALEAARLAQRRATFLIDFVEAENSTGFHAPQEAARVLFTAMDHLRQGQMALTQPADAVPAPAPEAAPAVEAVPAPAALIRPGPKTGGLTAAG
- the nrfH gene encoding cytochrome c nitrite reductase small subunit, producing the protein MGKWVIVPACLVALFGGLGLGVGGFTFVYAKGFSYVSNDPAVCANCHVMRAHLDAWQKGSHHAVAVCNDCHTPHNFFGKYLTKGLNGFNHSLAFTTGNFPDNILIKKRNRAVTEQACRDCHAPMVREIDAFGHGPQALDCIRCHSEVGHME
- a CDS encoding methyltransferase domain-containing protein, whose translation is MDGAFTDGAEWYDALGANPGRLEREGPFLLGALGRAGGRRVLDTACGTGLHALWLAERGASVRAADLSPGMVAVARARRAHPEVVYGVGDMRLPPPGPWDLILCLGNSLSLLPAGGDARLFFQNTAAVLAPEGRLVVQVLNYALPAAAKPRARTAEAVVDGVPVRADKRFAPENGRTRLEITYTAQHAWGTETLREEALLRHWSRAFLEEAARAAGLAVEARQGGFDEAPFDSEHSPDLILTFRGARSSSLTHPTIRPESSP